acatatatatatttatatcaatataaatacatgaaagtcaatgaagtttggtaaaaaaggtgatcatgtacaaACTTTCTTGTTGtcattataacacctcgttgtaaacaatattccttgtttttcctTGTGGAGCATATGCAAATAGGTTTGTTTTGcttcccactcttgagcagccaacatacagttgtccatgtgagaagcatggctcttccaagagaagaccagctacagagagggtttgaccctgagatttgttaatggaCATGGCGAAAGTGACACGAAGAGGGAATTATagtcttctgaatgtaaaaggaatgtctgctcctgatggagtaagaggaattcttggaataaagacgtcatcaccttttccacatccagaAAGAATGGTAGCCTCGATAACGTGTGACATCATCTTCTTTATCACGAGTCGTGTTCCATTGCAAAGTCTTGGTGGTTCCAGATTGCGGAGTAGCATAACAGGCGCTCCAACTTTAAGTGATAATATGTGGGAAGGTAGTCCAGGATGCTCCAACGAATTGAGAAATTCAAGAGGATAGTTCGCCACTTCATTTGTATCTGGAACTGTATCAACAGACTTGTAAGTTTGAAGATTGCCGGGAAGAGAATGCATCAGCTGTTGGTTAATTTTTGTAACAGCTAAGTTTTTTGGCGCTAATATTGCTCTTTCACATAGCCAATTGTGATTTAGGTAGTTTTCTTTGAAGTTGGGAAAGACTTTGTATTTGAGGTCATCTACAGAATTAACAACAGAGCAAAATGGTCATACTTCCATTTCTCCTGCAGCGTCGAGAGGCACCTTGCCATCACCAATTGTCAAAATGTCCTGTGCAAACTTTTTGGACATTTGGTCGCCGTGTAGCTGAGCTCTCATGTTAGTATTAAGACTGAGGATGGTAACATGATGCCACAGGGTAGAGGTCTGTAGGCATGCTTGGACCTCATCTGCTCTAGTGCCTTTCGGAATAACAGGAAGAGTTTGCCCGAAATCACCTAACAACAGAAGCGTAACACCTCTCATTGGAGCGTGACAGTCGCGGATGTCTTTCAGGGCTCTATCTAATGTTTCCAAAGCTCTCTTGTGAGCcatggtgcattcatcccagACAATTAGATGACACATTTGAAGTACCTGCCCCTGATCAGAGCTTTTGGTGATGTTGCATGAAGGCATATCGGATGCTACTAAATTGAGAGGGAATTTGAAAGTCGAGTGCGCTGTCCTGCCACTGGGTAACAAAGTAGCTGCAATCCCAGAGGAAGCCACAGCTACTGCAATGTCCTGATGCTGCCTAACTTGTGCAAATAGAAGCTTTGTTATAAATGTTTTTCCTGTCCCTCCAAGAGCATCAAGGAAGAAGATTCGTCCCTCACGTTGGCGTACTCTGTTAATAATAGTTGTCTAAGCCTGCAGCTGGTCCGGAAGTAATTTATGCTCGTTTTCAGCAATGTACTCTGAAAGCGCTTGAATGTCGTAAGATGTTTCACGAATGACAGCAGTGGGAAGGCTATTTGACCCTGACCTGAATGTTTGTGGCAGGCCATATGTGGACAATTCATTACCACCCAGTGTGGCAATTCTGTCTTCAATGTCAATGAGAGTTTTGTTGTAGACTTCATTGCTGATACTCTCCATGTCAGGATAGAGCCGTTGAGCTTGCCGGTGAAAGTCTTCAGCCAGGTTGTCCCTGTACTTGAGCCATAAAGTTGCAGGATCACACAGTTCGCATGTCTGCAGTTATACTGCAAATAGTGCCCTGAGATTTTTAGGTGATTGTGATAAAGCAGCCCCTCCGAAAGTTGCATCCCATTGTGCACCATCTTCTAACAGTCTTTATCGATAGCAGGCTTCTCTGTATGTTGTGCAGACATGTCCATGAACGGTTTTTAGGGCCTGAAAACATGTGGGGCCTCTGACCTCATGCAGTAGTAGGTGGAGGTAGAAGCACTCTCGTCGAGTGGGATGTACTGTGTATACTCGGCCAAGGTAAGTGTCAAAGTTAATGCCAGGGTATCCATGAACATTTTGACCTACTTTCCTTGGGGTCCATTGTTTTCCATTCCAAGTATAGTACGATGGAATCTGTGGATACAGTAAGGTTTGAGTGAATGGATCAACTTGACAGAGCTTGAAGAATGCAGTGAGTGTGCTATCCCTTGGTTGCTCTGCCAACAGAGAAGCATTAGCATCGGTGAAGTACTCTTTGACCGTTTTCCAGGTGCACTGCAAGCTGTTGAACGGCGGTGTGTCATTGGTGAAGTGGAAAGCCAAAGATGCGCCAGAAAGCCTCGTTTCTACTTATGTAGCGTCCCACCTGATAGTGCGTCACCTCATCGTGGCAGTATTGTTGTTGAAGTGCAAACATTGCAGCGTCAGAACCCTTGTTCACATACTTGCAAACATACTTGATGGACTTAACGGAGTTGCAAAATTCAACGTTAATCTGGTCATTGAAAATCTTTGACAGGAGTGGGCAGTAGAGAACAATCCATCTATTATCAACCGCGTGCTGTCCGATAGTTGCTGTGACACTGCCGTCTTGTGGTTTTCTCCGTCTGTATGATGGATACCCACCAGCACCTGTTTGAGCTTGTTGTAGGAACTTCCTTGGAAACTTTTTTGAACATACGCTGCCTTTCAAACATGGTGAGGTAATATTGAATCCACACCCACATGGACCATGCACCATGTTTGCTTTTACTATGTCGTATAGTACTTTGTCTAAAGCTGGATCAGGAAGTTCTGCAGAGATTATGTTGTCGATGTCAGTTGATTTGATCTTCGTTGAGAGCCAAAGCAGGACATGAGCATGTGGAAGGCTCATGCCATTCGATTGTGTACATGTCACATTGTATGGGTCCGAAGATTTGCCCTTTTTTTAGGAGGTCCATGAGAGTAATTAATTTCAGATGGAAAACTCGGGCGAGCAGGTCATGTCTGTCTTTAGGCTTTTGACGGAAGAAGAGTTCGGCCTGAATCTCCTTCCACTTGGGATTGCAAGTGAAAGTGATGAATAAGTCAGGCCTGCCGTAATAGCGAACAAAGGTCATTGCATCCTGTCTTCTTTCATGCATATATCGGGGACTTCCAGTGAATGTGGAAGGTAAGATGCAAAGTCTTCCTATGCTTGTTGGAGAAGCATCATTGTTGATAGCATCTCGGAGACGGATGTAGCTGTCAGAGCGCAATTTTTGTTGATGTGATCTGATGAAACACAATCTCTCTGATTCCATTTTTGCGCACATATCAACTTCAAATTGATGAAACAGATCTCGAAACTGGTGGAGGTGATTACAGGAGTTGTTTCGTGTCATAAATCGGTATGAGTAGAAGTCCATGCAGGATACTGGCTTGTTGAGATATTCATTACGATTTTGTGGATGTTGCTATGCTATACCGATGTGGTAGCCATCCTCACCGTAAACAAACAGAAGTGGATACTGAAGTGTGTCGTATGatctgtgtgtttctgtaattCGTTGGAGGGTGGTGTCACGTCGCCTAAGGNNNNNNNNNNGTCGTATGatctgtgtgtttctgtaattCGTTGGAGGGTGGTGTCACGTCGCCTAAGGACAATGTCTCTGGGATTGTGCTGTTCACCGTGAAGGAGTACAGCTATTTCATTGCATGCGGGTGAATTGTAACGGCCTACATGTTCTGTAGATGGTCTTTTCTGAGCATCTATGATAACATTGAAATTAGAAGAAGCTTCTGTTTCCAAGGCATACTTGAAGCTGCGTACGTAGCTGTTTGTCTGGTGCAGAAGATCTTGTAGTTGCATTATCAATTGAAATTTAGTGCCATTGGAAATGGAGTTTCGTCGGGTGGCTTGTTCATGTAAATTACCTACAAAGTACAGTTGAAGGAATTGAGGATCTTGATTTTCAGCAAGTTTGAGCGAGCCTATCCTATGGTAAACCTGTCCCTGAACTTCGAAATTTGGCATAAACCCACCTTCTTGAACAACATTAGCGCCGAAAGATGTCATTTGGAATGCACAGTTGTACTTGCGGATGTTATTTAGGAAATGTTTCTAC
The genomic region above belongs to Octopus bimaculoides isolate UCB-OBI-ISO-001 chromosome 2, ASM119413v2, whole genome shotgun sequence and contains:
- the LOC106871806 gene encoding uncharacterized protein LOC106871806, with product MTSFGANVVQEGGFMPNFEVQGQVYHRIGSLKLAENQDPQFLQLYFVGNLHEQATRRNSISNGTKFQLIMQLQDLLHQTNSYVRSFKYALETEASSNFNVIIDAQKRPSTEHGKSSDPYNVTCTQSNGMSLPHAHVLLWLSTKIKSTDIDNIISAELPDPALDKVLYDIVKANMVHGPCGCGFNITSPCLKGSVCSKKFPRKFLQQAQTGAGGYPSYRRRKPQDGSVTATIGQHAVDNRWIVLYCPLLSKIFNDQINVEFCNSVKSIKYVCKYVNKGSDAAMFALQQQYCHDEVTHYQTCELCDPATLWLKYRDNLAEDFHRQAQRLYPDMESISNEVYNKTLIDIEDRIATLGGNELSTYGLPQTFRSGSNSLPTAVIRETSYDIQALSEYIAENEHKLLPDQLQA
- the LOC106871797 gene encoding uncharacterized protein LOC106871797 — encoded protein: MPSCNITKSSDQGQVLQMCHLIVWDECTMAHKRALETLDRALKDIRDCHAPMRGVTLLLLGDFGQTLPVIPKGTRADEVQACLQTSTLWHHVTILSLNTNMRAQLHGDQMSKKFAQDILTIGDGKVPLDAAGEMEMSKRRIKSLTMEEILTTLEEVMEEEDVESADAVIIPPEADAQTDNEDIDDDCTGNADIEDVAGSFELHVAAQIVSEEVIENTTGEYVANYPEIGVETMHLPKKKTMQFSTNMAV